One Gemmatimonadota bacterium genomic window, GCGCTCGCTCATCACGCCGAGCTCGGGTCAAGCGCGGTTCCCACCCCCTGCCACATCCGCTCCAGGGTCGCCTTGGCTTCGCGGAGGGCTTCCGTTCCCGCGGGCTCGAGCTGGTAATACTTCTTGGACTTGCCGCCTCGTACCGGTGTCGGACTCGACATCCACGACCGCACGAAGCCACGGCGCTCCATTCTCGACAGAGCGACGTAGATGGTGGCCAGGCCGATCCGTTCAATCCCGGGCGCAGAGAGCACAGGGACCCCCGCACTGGCGGACCGGGGTCCAGTCGGAGAGGTCAGTCGGCGCGAAGTGCGACGGTCGGGTCGACGAAAGACGAACCGGGCCGCTACGGACTGCTCGAACGCCACATCACCGATGACATTTCGGCGGTCCTTCCGGACAACCTGCACCCGGCACGACGAGGTCGACATGGTCGGCCGGGGCCCGGCTGGGCGTCGACAAGCCGTCGCGCACGCACTGCGTCCGTGGACAGTACGCTACACCTCCCCGAACGCCCTTCGCGACAGGCTTTGTCGCTCCCCGCGGCCTCCTATCTCCTTCGGTGAACTCGACAAACCCCTGTCAGACGGCCACTTTCAAGTCTGAAATGGGGGCTGCGTCGGAGTGCTCGGCATTATCTCCCACTCGGCACTACCGAGACTGCTGGTGACGGCACGAGCCTTGCACCAGTACCCGCGTAGCTGCGAACGAACCACTTAGCGTAAGGATGACATCAGAATGAAGCGGCTGTGCGGGATGATTGGAATCACAGGCACTTTGACCTTGTTCCTCAGCGCACCGGCGTCGGCCCAGGAGACCGTTGTGGACTTCGAGTCCCGGGGGGCAGGCTGTAGTGCGGCGATCCCCAACGGATATGCTGGCTTCAATTGGACTGGGTGGGGCACCTGTGACACGACACTTGGCACCCCGGGGACGGTTGCCGCCATTATATCGGGGGAAATCGGGGCCTTTAATTTCAATGGCGGAAACACAGTCATCTCGGGGTCGCCCTTCAACTTCATTCGTGCGTATCTCAATTCCGGGTGGCTGACCGATCTCAACATCACGATCGTAGGGAAGCTGGGCGGGAATTCCGTCTTCGAGAAAACACTCCTTGGACTCAACGCAGCAACCTCGGGCGCGTGGTATGAATTCGGATACAAGATCGATGAACTTGCATTCTCCGCCGAGGCGGGGGGCTCAACATTCGAATCAGCATTCCCCAGCCTCTATGGGGGGTATGTCGGAACAGAGTTCGTGATGGACGACTTCACCTTCACCCACACCCCGGAACCATCGACTGTCGTGCTGTTGGCCACGGGTCTGCTCGGGCTGGGATTGTACCACCGGCGGAGGAAGCGAGACCTCGAAGGGTAGAGGCTACCGCCGTTATTCAGGTAGGGAAGCGGCGCCGGTGTTCGGCGCCGCTTTCTTAGTTGGTGACAGCTCCGGACCAGCTTGACCTCGTCTCCCCAACGGTTTCCATTCACGTTCCGACCGAGTCGGACGAGACGCGTAGACTCGATTCAGCGTGTCGGCCGTGGCACCTTGGACTGAACCGTGTCCGGCGTGGTATCCCCCGATCGTGGGAAGCGAGCACGAGATGAATGAGGAACTCCGAGACCGATTCAGGTCCGTCGCACGGGCGGTGTATCTCGTAGCGATCCTGCTCGTCGTGGGGCCCTTGCTCGACCTCGTGGCTTCGGTTTGGCCGCTGAGCCCGACCTCGGTGGCGTGGCGCTTCGCGGCGACGGGGCTGCTTTCCAAGGCCCTACTGGTACCGTTACTCGGATCCTTGGCCGCGGTGGTTGCCGCGCTCGTGCTCGAGCATCGCCGGTTCTTGCGGCTGCTCAGCTACGCGAATGCCGGAATCGCGATCCTATTGATCGGTGCCACCATCGAGTTCGTGCTCGATACCGTCCAACTTCGGAGCGGAATCGCTCCCGAGGTCACGAGTGAGTATGACGTGGCGGCTGTGAGGGCCGTGGTGAATCTCGTGTTGGTAGGAGCGGCGTTGGGCGGGCTTGGCATCAGCGGGTTCAGAGCGTCCAGGAGGACAGATAGGAAAAGGAAATGAGGACGGATGGGAAATCCATTGCAGGGCTGGCGCGAGGCCATGGGGACTCCGGGCGTAAAGCGGGTAAGCAAGCGTGTTCCCGGTAACAGAATCGCGAAATATGTCAGAGGGCTTTCACGCAGAGGGTAGGATCGTGACCAACGCCAACGTGGTTCGCTCGTCGATCCTGGTGACTCTGCTTCTTTCGGTTGCCACGGGTGTCCTGGCGCAAGAAAAAGTGCACACCGTGGAGTTCTACAGTCCGGCTGTGGAACGGACGATGAAGTACAACATCGTTCTGCCCGCGGGCTATGAGACCTCAGACGAGAGCTACCCGGTCCTCTATCTCCTTCACGGCCTGACGAGCAACTACACGGCCTGGGGCAGGATGGGGTCGGCGTTCTACGCCGGGGTCGCCGGGGACCTGATCGTCGTCATGCCCGACGGAGGGAACTCCTGGTACGTCAATTGGGCGGAGAACGCCGAAGGTCAGCGGAATGACTGGGAGGACCACATTGTTCGGGACGTGATCGGTCACGTCGACGAGAACTACCGGACCATACAGCGGCGAGAGGGCCGGGCGATCAACGGGCTCTCCATGGGGGGCTACGGCGGCATCACGCTCGGCCTACGCCATCCTGAGCTCTTCGTGTCGATTGGCAGCACCAGCGGCGCGCTCTCGTATGCCCGCAGCGCGGCTGCCCGGGCAAGGGGTGAGGTTCCACCCCGAGCGGCTCCTGAACGTACGGCGGAGGAGCAAGCAGCCCGGGACGCTCGTCAGGCCCGAAGCAACCCGAGCATCGGCATCGAAGGATTCAGCAGTCAAGCGGAGCGCTCGCCAGCCGGGCGGGCGTTCGTCACCGCTGAGGGTGCGGACGCCTACGACCCCTTCAAGCTGGTCCTTCAGGTCCCTCATGAAGATCTCCCCCACATCTATCTGGACTCGGGGACCGAGGACAACCTTATTCGCGTTGCCAGGGAGTTCGCACAGGTGCTGTTCGAGCACGACGTACCGTTCGACTTCATGCAGATGCCCGGCAGGCACAACGGGGACTACTGGATCCAGTCGCTCGGTCACATCGTTTCGATCCAGTATGAGGTGATGCGCCGGGCGCTCGGGGAGAGGCCAGTCCGTAGATAGCGAGACTGTCTTCATTGGGATCTGATACCGCTGTCTGAGAGTGAAGCGAGCAAGTAGAACGCGTCATCGTGCGTCATCAGAGGTACCCAACGGATCGGCCCACCGGCGTGCGGGAAGTTGTACCTGGACGGTCTACCCGTGCCAACCGAACACATTGACGCGCTCGACATGCAATCGGATCGCTGTGGTCATGACATTCCTGAATCCCCGGCAGTCCACCTGTTCACGCGCACCTTCGAGTGGTCGGAACGACCTTCGCGGTAATCGTGCACGCAATGGCCGCCGGCTTTTCCGCTGGGCGGGGCCCGCCAGGAGCCCAGGGCGTCCTCGGAACGCCACGTGGTGAGGTCCCCTCGGCTCCGCAAGCCCCCCGCTTGGCATAGTTCATCGGTGGCGACTCCGGGTCGCGGGCGTGTCATCACCATCATGTGGCGAAGCCCGGAGCTATGCACCAACGCCCCGAACTGATCCCGAGAACTGGAACATTTCGCCGCCGGGGGAAGAACTGATGCAGAAGATCAGGCCGCTGACGCGCAAGCGCAGGGCTGCCCTCGAGGACTTCATGGACCGTCCGGGGCACCCCGAGGGGACGCTGTCCTACCGGGAGATGCAGGGCTTCCTCTTCACCGTAGCCTGTGCGCCGGAGATGGTGGTGCCATCGGCGTGGTTGCCCAGGATCTTTGGAGAAAACGAGCCACCGTTCAACACGTCCAAGGAGGCCGAGGCCGTGATGGGCGGGCTCATGGCCCTCTTCAACGAGTTCGCCCCAAGAGACGGCGGGGACGACGCCCGTCTGCCGGAGGACTGCGCGTTCCGGGAGGATCCTTTGGCGAACCTGGAGCCGGATGCGCCCGTCGCCCAGTGGTGCCGGGGGTTCCGGCTCGGCCATCTATGGTTGGAAGAGAGTTGGGACGCGTCTCTCCCGGAGGAGCTCGAAGACCACGTTACAAACACACTGGCAGTGCTGTCGTTCTTCGCTTCGGGCAAAGCGGCGGAGGCCTTCGCCAGCGAGTTGGCCGCCGCCGGGCGTACGTTGGAAAGCCTGGCGACTGACTTTCGCGAGTTGTTCCCCAGGGCGCTGGCCAGCTATTCCCACGTCGGCCAGTCACTTTTCAAGGCCTCGATGGAGGCCGGGGCCGAAGCACGGGGCCCCGCCGTCGCAACGCGCGGCCCCGGCCGCAACGATCCCTGCCCGTGCGGCAGCGGTCGGAAGTTCAAGAAGTGCTGCGGGCGGCAGGTGCATTGAGGTCGTCGCCAACCCTTCTTTCGCGCCGACATCGAACCGCTGCTTTGTTCGGGCGTCGCGTGGGACTTCGATCTCGCGCTGGACGCCGTGCTCGAGCCCGTGGTCGCCGGCCGGCCCGGCGACGGATGGAAGGGTAGCTGAGCATCCGAGGGGCCTCCGCCGGTTCCCGCCGTTGCTGGCGCGTCTCCGAGTGCCCGGCCATTATCTCCAGGCCGTGTAGGCTTTGTTGCCCGACGGTGGGTTGGCCGCTCCGAAACTGGGGACGTGATCCATGGTGACCTTTACGCTGAACGGACGGCCCCACGAGGTCGAAGTGCCGGATGATACTCCTCTCCTGTGGGCGCTGCGGGACACGCTCCACCTGACCGGAACCAAGTTCGGATGCGGGATCGGTCAGTGTGGTTCTTGCACGGTTCACGTAAACGGGTCGCCGGTCCGCTCGTGTCAGTTCCCGGTGAGCGGTGCCGCAGGCGCCGAACTGACCACCATAGAGGGCCTCTCGCCTGATGGGTCCCACCCGGTCCAGCTGGCCTGGGTGGAGGAGCAGGTGCC contains:
- a CDS encoding PadR family transcriptional regulator, producing the protein MLSAPGIERIGLATIYVALSRMERRGFVRSWMSSPTPVRGGKSKKYYQLEPAGTEALREAKATLERMWQGVGTALDPSSA
- a CDS encoding PEP-CTERM sorting domain-containing protein; its protein translation is MKRLCGMIGITGTLTLFLSAPASAQETVVDFESRGAGCSAAIPNGYAGFNWTGWGTCDTTLGTPGTVAAIISGEIGAFNFNGGNTVISGSPFNFIRAYLNSGWLTDLNITIVGKLGGNSVFEKTLLGLNAATSGAWYEFGYKIDELAFSAEAGGSTFESAFPSLYGGYVGTEFVMDDFTFTHTPEPSTVVLLATGLLGLGLYHRRRKRDLEG
- a CDS encoding UPF0149 family protein — protein: MQKIRPLTRKRRAALEDFMDRPGHPEGTLSYREMQGFLFTVACAPEMVVPSAWLPRIFGENEPPFNTSKEAEAVMGGLMALFNEFAPRDGGDDARLPEDCAFREDPLANLEPDAPVAQWCRGFRLGHLWLEESWDASLPEELEDHVTNTLAVLSFFASGKAAEAFASELAAAGRTLESLATDFRELFPRALASYSHVGQSLFKASMEAGAEARGPAVATRGPGRNDPCPCGSGRKFKKCCGRQVH
- a CDS encoding (2Fe-2S)-binding protein, whose protein sequence is MVTFTLNGRPHEVEVPDDTPLLWALRDTLHLTGTKFGCGIGQCGSCTVHVNGSPVRSCQFPVSGAAGAELTTIEGLSPDGSHPVQLAWVEEQVPQCGYCQSGQIMAAAALLAVDPEPSDEAIDTAMSGNVCRCGTYVAIRRAIHRAAEIQYQMMSTDDAGGGDR